Proteins encoded within one genomic window of Deltaproteobacteria bacterium:
- a CDS encoding tetratricopeptide repeat protein, with protein sequence MSYRRRLLPALLVLLGTGCITTAEQGRRMQQRIEVLERRQAEQVEAQAAAEARQKAALDEALGRIDAKLAEVTRAMDALGLSARKTDANFGATLDGMLTDIQKFRGELEELKYRTGQVEQGLTDTKSEVATRLENTLTEAQQQIEALKGDEAVAKLQAKQKAQRLAESGDRPKLLNMAEGRLKEGEYVLAREILQDYLKRWPDDPQAGGAQLLLAETYFRAKDYRGAIVAYGDLRKKYPDHPLMPGVLLNLGECFVALDLKQEAGQFYDAVIARYPKTDTAGKARKRKQELGIK encoded by the coding sequence ATGTCGTACCGTCGTCGTCTCCTCCCTGCGCTCCTCGTCCTGCTCGGGACGGGCTGCATCACGACCGCCGAGCAGGGCCGCCGGATGCAGCAGCGGATCGAGGTCCTCGAGCGCCGCCAGGCCGAGCAGGTCGAGGCCCAGGCGGCCGCCGAGGCCCGGCAGAAGGCCGCGCTCGACGAGGCCCTCGGCCGGATCGACGCCAAGCTCGCCGAGGTCACCCGCGCCATGGATGCCCTCGGCCTCTCGGCCCGGAAGACCGACGCCAACTTCGGCGCCACCCTCGACGGGATGCTCACCGACATCCAGAAGTTCCGCGGGGAGCTCGAGGAGCTGAAGTACCGCACCGGCCAGGTCGAGCAGGGCCTGACCGACACCAAGAGCGAGGTCGCGACCCGCCTGGAGAACACCCTCACCGAGGCCCAGCAGCAGATCGAGGCCCTCAAGGGCGACGAGGCGGTGGCGAAGCTCCAGGCCAAGCAGAAGGCCCAGCGCCTGGCCGAGTCCGGGGATCGCCCCAAGCTCCTGAACATGGCGGAGGGGCGCCTCAAGGAGGGCGAGTACGTGCTCGCCCGCGAGATCCTGCAGGACTACCTCAAGCGCTGGCCCGACGACCCCCAGGCCGGGGGCGCCCAGCTGCTGCTGGCCGAGACCTACTTCCGGGCGAAGGACTACCGGGGCGCCATCGTCGCCTACGGCGACCTGCGCAAGAAGTATCCCGACCACCCCCTGATGCCGGGGGTCCTCCTGAACCTCGGCGAGTGCTTCGTCGCGCTCGACCTCAAGCAGGAGGCCGGCCAGTTCTACGACGCGGTCATCGCCCGCTACCCGAAGACGGACACCGCCGGGAAGGCCCGCAAGCGCAAGCAGGAGCTGGGGATCAAGTGA